A stretch of Carya illinoinensis cultivar Pawnee chromosome 14, C.illinoinensisPawnee_v1, whole genome shotgun sequence DNA encodes these proteins:
- the LOC122294681 gene encoding uncharacterized protein LOC122294681 — translation MYASHSQAKEFQLRFQLTNLSKGDQSISKYFGKVRPLADSLAATGTHLPNKEIVTYLLNGLGQSYETFITSVTTRVKPLSSHELYQLLLIHEARASHLTRNNVSSVEPTANFSASSGRDQRGRGFSRGGRQGRGRGPFNSNSHGGRTNSFTNSANPTPQYTAQRPQCQVCNKSGHVALQCRYRFDHSYQLDAPRSFLANYIAPASFSDSS, via the coding sequence ATGTATGCTTCTCACTCTCAAGCAAAAGAGTTTCAACTGCGTTTTCAACTTACTAATCTTTCCAAAGGTGACCAAtcaatttctaaatattttggAAAGGTTCGACCCCTTGCTGACTCTCTTGCTGCTACTGGTACTCATCTCCCAAACAAAGAGATTGTTACATACTTGCTAAATGGCCTTGGACAATCTTATGAAACTTTTATTACTTCGGTAACAACCAGAGTCAAGCCTCTCTCGTCGCATGAGTTGTACCAACTCTTGCTCATACATGAGGCACGAGCATCCCACCTAACAAGGAACAATGTATCCTCTGTTGAACCCACTGCCAACTTCAGTGCCTCAAGTGGGCGTGACCAACGCGGCCGTGGTTTCTCTCGCGGTGGACGCCAAGGTCGAGGGAGAGGTCCATTCAACTCCAACTCTCATGGTGGTAGAACCAACTCCTTCACAAACTCTGCAAATCCTACACCTCAGTATACTGCCCAGCGCCCTCAATGCCAGGTTTGCAATAAATCTGGCCATGTTGCACTTCAATGCCGATACAGGTTTGATCACTCCTATCAGCTTGATGCTCCACGATCCTTTTTGGCTAACTACATTGCTCCTGCATCATTCTCTGATTCATCATAG